The following are encoded together in the Cyanobacterium aponinum PCC 10605 genome:
- a CDS encoding four helix bundle protein, whose protein sequence is MIELKSYRDLTVWQKSMDLVVICYQLTSQFPKTEIYGLSNQIQRAAVSIPANIAEGKGRNHLGDYIRHLSMANGSLKELETHLMIVGRLGYLNLSSG, encoded by the coding sequence ATGATTGAACTAAAAAGTTATCGAGATTTAACGGTTTGGCAAAAATCAATGGATTTGGTAGTAATATGTTATCAATTAACGTCTCAATTTCCCAAAACAGAAATTTATGGTTTAAGTAATCAAATACAAAGAGCCGCAGTTTCAATTCCTGCCAACATCGCAGAAGGAAAAGGGAGAAATCATTTGGGTGATTATATCCGTCATCTTTCTATGGCAAATGGCTCACTCAAAGAACTAGAAACTCATTTGATGATTGTAGGACGATTAGGCTATCTTAACCTGAGTTCGGGATAA
- a CDS encoding diflavin flavoprotein, with product MGSKDVQVCNIALDTRIFRSRTWERLKFEVEYGLSRGTTANSFLIEADKTALIDPPGESFTEIFLSALSARIDLKKIDYVILGHINPNRAFTLNRLIQLAPQITFIVSNTGAKSLREIFENSYSETVKDYSLNIISIKNDYQLNLGKEHQLDFITTPNPRYPDQLLTFDKKTDIFYTDKLFGSHVCGDQIFDEGWQVYFEDRRYYFDCVIAPYSNQVSKALEKIKPFSALVYAPSHGPLVKYGLHELTGLYSQWLSAQQNQTLNVALVYASAYGNTAILANAIARGVTKAGVRVESINAEFAASEEIKEAITTCDGFIFGSPTLGGHAPTQIQSALGVALATADRNKIVGVFGSYGWSGEAIDLLESKFKDGGYRFGFDTIRVKFKPTEAILKTCEEAGTDFAQALKKRKKALKSKESAASNTLTARTEQALGRIIGSLSIVTTQREELKGAMVASWVSQATFTPPGLTIAVAKERAIESLLPIGSHFVLNILEEGKHIDLMKHFLKPFAPGEDRFVNINWETADNGSPILTDALAYLECEVKNRLECGDHWVLYAIATQGKLLSETGITAIHHRKSGTHY from the coding sequence ATGGGATCTAAAGATGTACAAGTGTGTAATATTGCTTTGGATACGAGAATATTCCGTTCTCGAACTTGGGAACGCTTAAAGTTTGAGGTAGAATATGGCTTAAGTCGTGGTACAACGGCGAATAGTTTTTTAATCGAAGCAGACAAAACCGCTTTAATTGATCCTCCGGGGGAGTCTTTCACTGAAATATTTTTATCCGCTTTATCGGCAAGAATTGATTTAAAAAAGATTGATTATGTGATTTTAGGACATATCAATCCTAATCGTGCTTTTACTTTAAACCGACTAATTCAATTAGCCCCTCAAATTACTTTTATTGTCTCTAATACGGGAGCAAAATCTTTACGAGAAATTTTTGAAAACTCCTATAGTGAAACAGTTAAAGATTATTCTTTAAATATTATTTCCATCAAAAATGACTATCAATTAAATCTAGGAAAAGAGCATCAATTAGATTTTATTACTACTCCCAATCCCCGTTATCCTGATCAACTTTTAACTTTTGATAAAAAGACTGATATTTTTTACACAGATAAGTTATTTGGTTCTCATGTTTGCGGGGATCAAATATTTGATGAAGGTTGGCAAGTTTATTTTGAAGATAGACGATACTATTTCGACTGTGTCATTGCTCCTTACAGTAATCAGGTGAGTAAAGCATTAGAAAAAATTAAGCCTTTTTCTGCTCTGGTTTATGCCCCTAGTCATGGTCCTCTAGTGAAATATGGTTTACATGAGTTAACGGGTTTATATTCTCAATGGTTATCTGCTCAACAAAATCAAACTCTTAATGTTGCTTTGGTTTATGCTTCTGCTTATGGTAATACCGCTATTTTAGCTAATGCGATCGCACGGGGAGTTACTAAAGCGGGGGTAAGGGTAGAATCTATCAATGCAGAGTTTGCCGCTAGTGAAGAAATAAAAGAAGCGATCACCACTTGTGATGGTTTTATTTTCGGTTCACCGACATTAGGAGGTCATGCACCAACTCAAATTCAAAGTGCTTTAGGTGTTGCTTTAGCCACTGCGGATCGCAATAAGATAGTGGGGGTATTTGGTTCTTATGGATGGAGTGGAGAAGCCATAGACCTATTGGAATCAAAGTTTAAGGATGGGGGTTATCGCTTTGGTTTTGACACCATTAGAGTTAAATTTAAGCCCACTGAAGCAATTTTAAAAACCTGTGAGGAAGCAGGAACAGATTTTGCTCAAGCCCTGAAAAAACGCAAAAAGGCTCTAAAATCGAAGGAATCTGCCGCTAGTAATACCTTAACAGCCCGTACAGAACAAGCCTTAGGGCGCATTATTGGTTCTCTTTCTATCGTCACTACTCAAAGGGAAGAATTAAAGGGAGCGATGGTTGCTTCTTGGGTGTCTCAGGCAACTTTTACGCCCCCGGGTTTAACTATTGCAGTAGCCAAAGAAAGAGCGATCGAATCTTTGTTACCTATTGGTAGTCATTTTGTCTTAAATATTCTTGAAGAAGGGAAACATATCGATTTAATGAAACATTTTCTCAAGCCCTTTGCCCCCGGAGAAGACCGTTTTGTGAATATTAATTGGGAAACCGCCGACAATGGTAGTCCTATTTTAACTGATGCTTTAGCCTATCTTGAATGTGAAGTCAAAAATCGTTTAGAATGCGGTGATCATTGGGTATTATATGCGATCGCAACTCAGGGTAAATTACTTTCAGAAACAGGAATAACCGCTATTCATCACCGTAAATCTGGTACACATTACTAG